Proteins encoded by one window of Nocardia goodfellowii:
- a CDS encoding glycosyltransferase has translation MSFPRMALVHERFTELGGSETCVAEFFENWPRAEVFAPIVESDSVRPPLHTVHDTWLSKAHAAVGSHAPLMPLLPRAFRKLPLRDRFDAVLISHFAFATQAVFATDAPTIAYVHSPARWAWDPAFRAQEAGGRLGQSALSVLGEFTRRNELRAALHLTHVIANSRAVAERVHDWWGLPASVVNPPVHVDRFTPDATIARDDFFLCAGRLVPYKRADLAIRAAQRAGVRLVVLGEGRFRPYLESIAGPETTFLGAASFEVLLDTYRRARAVLMPGVEDFGIVPVEAMACGTPVLAAAAGGALDTVLPGVSGEHVPHGSDETVIEGFAKAMAAFSAADYDSDTIREHALSFSPNIFRDRIARTVDEVIAG, from the coding sequence ATGAGTTTTCCGCGCATGGCGCTCGTGCACGAGCGGTTCACCGAACTCGGCGGCTCGGAAACCTGCGTCGCCGAATTCTTCGAGAACTGGCCGCGTGCGGAAGTCTTCGCGCCGATCGTCGAATCCGACAGTGTGCGTCCGCCCCTGCACACAGTGCACGACACCTGGCTGAGCAAGGCGCATGCCGCGGTCGGATCGCACGCGCCCCTCATGCCCCTGCTTCCGCGCGCCTTCCGGAAACTGCCGCTGCGCGACCGATTCGACGCGGTGCTCATCAGCCATTTCGCCTTCGCCACCCAAGCGGTGTTCGCCACCGATGCCCCGACCATCGCCTACGTGCACTCACCGGCCCGCTGGGCGTGGGATCCCGCTTTCCGAGCCCAGGAAGCGGGCGGGCGCCTCGGGCAGTCCGCCCTCTCGGTGCTGGGCGAATTCACCCGCCGCAACGAACTGCGCGCCGCTCTGCACCTCACCCACGTGATCGCGAATTCCCGGGCCGTCGCCGAACGCGTCCACGACTGGTGGGGACTGCCCGCCTCCGTCGTCAACCCGCCGGTGCACGTCGACCGTTTCACCCCCGACGCCACCATCGCCCGCGACGATTTCTTCCTCTGCGCGGGCCGCCTGGTCCCCTACAAGCGCGCCGATCTCGCCATTCGCGCCGCTCAGCGGGCAGGCGTGCGCCTCGTCGTCCTCGGTGAAGGCCGCTTCCGCCCCTATCTGGAGTCCATCGCGGGCCCGGAAACCACCTTCCTCGGCGCCGCCTCCTTCGAAGTCCTGCTCGACACCTACCGCCGCGCCCGCGCCGTGCTGATGCCCGGCGTGGAAGACTTCGGCATCGTGCCGGTCGAGGCCATGGCCTGCGGCACCCCCGTGCTCGCCGCCGCGGCAGGCGGCGCGCTCGACACCGTCCTCCCCGGTGTCAGCGGCGAACACGTGCCGCACGGCTCCGACGAGACCGTCATCGAGGGCTTCGCCAAGGCCATGGCTGCATTCAGTGCGGCCGACTACGACTCGGACACCATCCGCGAGCACGCATTGTCCTTCTCCCCCAATATCTTCCGGGACCGGATCGCGCGCACTGTCGACGAGGTCATCGCCGGCTAG
- a CDS encoding glutamate-1-semialdehyde 2,1-aminomutase: protein MPAPSEEPPVRHRRFTRSNEIQARLHDLVPGGAHTYARGSDQYPERMAPILVRGNGARVWDVDGNSYVEYGMGLRAVTLGHGFQPVLEAVGRAIADGVGFSRPSELELLAAQDFLRLVPGADMVKFAKNGSDATTAAVRLARAATGRTTVAICDQPFFSVDDWFIGTTAMNSGIPPSESTVRFRYNDLPALAAVLESGPVAAVLLEAATALAEPEPGFLQGVRSLCDAHGALLVFDEMITGFRWSASGAQTVYGVRPDLSCWGKAMGNGFPLSALAGKREFMELGGLRTDRERVFLLSTTHGPETASLAAFRAVVREYETGDPIARMEHAGRLLAEGVNAVAAELGIGDYLRVLGRPSCLIYRTCDAQGQPSQAFRTLFLQELLERGVLGQSFVTSAAHTEADIAETVGACREAAIVYRKALEQGSVEGLLIGRPVAPAIRRHAAPRRLES from the coding sequence ATGCCCGCGCCCAGCGAAGAACCACCCGTCCGACATCGCCGATTCACGCGCAGCAACGAAATACAGGCCCGGCTGCACGATCTGGTACCCGGCGGCGCACATACCTACGCGCGCGGTTCCGACCAGTATCCCGAGCGGATGGCGCCGATTCTGGTGCGCGGCAATGGCGCCCGCGTATGGGACGTCGACGGTAACAGCTATGTCGAGTACGGGATGGGGTTGCGCGCGGTCACCCTGGGGCACGGGTTTCAACCGGTGCTGGAGGCGGTTGGCCGGGCCATCGCCGACGGTGTCGGTTTCAGCCGGCCTTCCGAGCTGGAACTGCTTGCCGCGCAGGATTTTCTGAGGCTGGTACCCGGCGCCGACATGGTGAAGTTCGCCAAGAACGGCTCCGACGCCACCACCGCGGCGGTGCGGTTGGCGCGCGCGGCCACCGGGCGCACCACGGTCGCGATCTGCGATCAGCCGTTCTTCTCCGTCGACGACTGGTTCATCGGGACCACCGCTATGAACAGCGGGATTCCGCCGTCGGAGAGCACCGTGCGGTTCCGGTACAACGATCTGCCGGCACTGGCGGCGGTACTGGAATCCGGTCCGGTCGCCGCGGTGCTGCTCGAAGCCGCCACCGCGCTCGCCGAACCGGAACCCGGTTTCCTGCAAGGGGTTCGGTCGCTGTGTGACGCGCACGGCGCACTGCTGGTCTTCGACGAGATGATCACCGGGTTCCGCTGGTCGGCGAGCGGGGCGCAGACGGTGTATGGGGTGCGGCCGGATCTGTCGTGCTGGGGCAAGGCGATGGGCAATGGATTTCCGCTGTCCGCGCTCGCGGGCAAACGGGAATTCATGGAACTCGGTGGTCTGCGCACCGACCGGGAGCGGGTGTTCCTGCTGTCCACCACGCATGGACCGGAGACGGCGTCGCTGGCGGCTTTCCGCGCGGTGGTGCGGGAATACGAGACCGGAGACCCGATCGCGCGCATGGAGCATGCCGGGCGGTTGCTCGCCGAGGGCGTCAACGCCGTCGCGGCCGAGTTGGGCATCGGCGATTACCTGCGGGTGCTCGGCCGCCCGTCATGTTTGATCTACCGCACCTGCGACGCACAAGGGCAACCGTCCCAGGCCTTCCGGACACTGTTCCTCCAGGAATTGCTGGAGCGCGGCGTGCTCGGCCAATCCTTCGTCACCTCGGCCGCGCACACCGAGGCCGATATCGCCGAGACGGTCGGCGCTTGCCGGGAAGCCGCCATCGTCTACCGCAAAGCACTTGAGCAGGGCAGCGTCGAGGGGTTGCTGATCGGCCGCCCGGTGGCGCCGGCCATCCGCCGCCACGCGGCGCCGCGAAGATTGGAATCCTGA
- a CDS encoding GNAT family N-acetyltransferase gives MPHGAVSLSRIRLGPARLHNVTVVLRPPRFDDYAQWRRIRLRDQRHIEPFWTSSPLDWSARHTGKLWVREVLDSRADARAGRRLGTVIEVDGRFAGQIELGSLCAGTGELGIWVDARLARHGIGGLAVAMMLDFGFRRAGLHRITAPISPANKGTAAGAAALGMRREASMTGYFDVGGARRDHDLWAVLASDMPPEGATANWIARHAGSDPVPEVAEQDVAALSRATVARATVRYFAGRALHSADPLRARTELRLRDPEHPEVVVRTRRFSDWSRWRDSRLRARDRLAPATAESDWTARHGYSHWIREYFRTRAGLRSPGGLVLAVEVDGVYTGEARLFELDMFDRNARMFVWIEPPRDEIWETVLRLLISQGFQTLGLCRIATAIEPEDTVAAEIAGRVGMIREGRMREFVAPTGRRADHDLWAITAPG, from the coding sequence GTGCCCCACGGTGCCGTGTCCCTGTCCCGGATCCGCTTGGGTCCGGCGCGGTTGCACAACGTGACGGTCGTGTTGCGGCCGCCGAGGTTCGACGACTACGCCCAGTGGCGACGGATCCGGTTGCGTGACCAACGCCATATCGAACCGTTCTGGACGTCTTCGCCGCTGGACTGGTCCGCGCGCCATACCGGAAAGCTCTGGGTCCGTGAGGTGCTCGACAGTCGCGCCGACGCGCGGGCCGGGCGTCGGCTCGGCACGGTGATCGAGGTGGACGGCCGGTTCGCCGGTCAGATCGAGCTCGGGTCTCTCTGCGCCGGTACCGGAGAACTGGGCATCTGGGTGGACGCGCGGCTGGCCCGGCACGGCATCGGCGGGCTCGCCGTGGCGATGATGCTGGACTTCGGGTTCCGGCGGGCCGGGCTGCACCGGATCACCGCCCCGATCTCGCCCGCCAACAAGGGAACTGCCGCCGGAGCGGCGGCCCTCGGCATGCGCCGGGAAGCGTCGATGACGGGCTACTTCGACGTCGGAGGCGCGCGGCGCGACCACGACCTCTGGGCGGTCCTGGCGTCGGACATGCCACCGGAAGGCGCGACGGCGAACTGGATCGCCCGGCACGCGGGCAGCGATCCGGTGCCGGAGGTGGCCGAGCAGGACGTGGCCGCGCTGAGCCGGGCTACGGTGGCCCGCGCGACCGTGCGCTACTTCGCGGGCCGGGCCTTGCACTCCGCCGATCCGCTGCGCGCGCGCACCGAGCTGCGATTGCGCGACCCCGAGCATCCGGAGGTGGTCGTTCGTACTCGCCGATTCTCGGACTGGTCCCGATGGCGCGACAGCCGCCTCCGGGCCCGGGACCGGCTGGCCCCGGCCACAGCCGAGTCGGACTGGACTGCGCGGCATGGTTATTCGCACTGGATCCGCGAGTACTTCAGGACCCGCGCCGGATTGCGCTCGCCCGGCGGGTTGGTGCTGGCGGTGGAGGTGGACGGGGTGTACACCGGTGAGGCGCGTCTGTTCGAGCTGGACATGTTCGACCGGAATGCGCGGATGTTCGTGTGGATCGAGCCGCCGCGGGACGAGATCTGGGAAACCGTGCTGCGCCTGCTGATTTCGCAAGGCTTCCAGACGCTGGGGTTGTGCCGGATCGCCACCGCGATCGAACCGGAGGACACTGTCGCGGCCGAGATAGCCGGGCGCGTCGGGATGATCCGGGAAGGACGGATGCGTGAATTCGTGGCGCCCACCGGACGCCGGGCGGATCACGACCTGTGGGCGATTACGGCACCCGGGTGA